Sequence from the Drosophila subpulchrella strain 33 F10 #4 breed RU33 chromosome 3R, RU_Dsub_v1.1 Primary Assembly, whole genome shotgun sequence genome:
ATACGGTGCCGCTTTCGAGCAGCTTCACGTCCTCGCCAGGCGTGTCCGGCAAATTGGCTACTCCTCTGTGTATATCATTCGGCGTCAGAGGCGCTTCCTGGTCCGCATCCACCGGCAAGTGGGTGAGCGGTCGCTAATTGACTATATTCTCCGCCTCGATCAGTAAACTCTCCAGAACATGATCCCGCGGTGCCACCTCCTTCAATGTGAGATGCAGGACCCTCTTGACGTCTGCACCAATCGCTTCCAGACTCCTCCTTCAAACGGGTTTATTGGGCAATTAAAAACGCACTCGATACCTCTGCCCGGGAGCTCTCCTTGTATACTTTCCGGCTCAAACACGTCACCAAATCGTTGGGCCATCCTGTCAGCTCCCCCGAAGCTCTTGCCGATATCACTGCGCAGCTTGTACCCTGACATTGTCCGGATCTCAGTGATCGATGCATCCACATTTTGATGCTTCATCTGGGCGCGATAATGTTACACAATCATCTCCGTAAGACTATGCCGATGTGACAGGATTACGAGCCTCCTCTTTATGTATGGCATACACAGTGCGGCATCAATCCGGCCGTAGGTATCAATCAATGCGGAAGCTTAAATTCATGGCGGGAAATAATGGTCGCCCAATATGACCATTCACAAGTCGAGATCAAATCCATACATTTCTCGACAAATATACTAAAACTATCTTAGGATCTATCAGATGAACTGTCGTCCGTCGACAATTATATAATAACCGTCCGTTAATAAAAAGTTCCTTCAAACGATGTTCGTGCGGCTCTGGCTCAGGAGCTTCCACATCTATGACCTGCTCCTCGCCATCGGGCTGATCACCCTCATCGTGTTCTTGTGCCTTCCCTTCCGGTTTGCCTCCCACTACGAGTACATCGAGGAATCGGGGATTGAGAAGGCTCTGCTGAAGCAGGTGACCAGGAATGTGTCTCAGCAGGAGGTCTTCGAATGCGACTACTCGGAGATCATTGCCGAGAACAGGTTCGTCTACCACCTGGCCCACTACCACTACTCGGTGCAGAGGGGCGCGGAAATTCATCTTGGAGGCGAGTTCCGTCCAGAAGGATGTCAGGCACGCTACAGCACCGCCATCATTGTGCCGTACAGGAACCGCGAGGAGCAGCTGCACGCCTTCCTCACCTACATGCACAATTACCTATCCCAGCAGTTAATCCACTATCGGATTTTCCTGGTCGAGCAGATCGATCACAAGCCCTTCAACAAGGCGATGCTCTTGAATATTGGCGCCCAGGTGGCTGCCGAGTATGGATTCCCGTGCCTGATCCTCCACGACGTGGACCTGTTGCCCCTGAACTCGGGTCAGATATACGCCTGCACCGAGCGACCACGGCACATGTGCTCTGCCTTAGATCACTGGCGTTTCCACCTGCCCTATCGCGGTCTGTTTGGCGGCGTGGTGGCCATCAACACCGTCCAGTTCCAGCAGATAAACGGGATGTCCAATCTGTATCACGGCTGGGGTGGCGAGGACGACGATCTCTACGAGCGTCTACGAGCAAAGAACATTGATATCTGTCGATTTGCGATGGAGTTCAGTCAGTACACCATGCTGAAGCACAAGCCGGAGCAGCCCAATGCCAACCGGGTGGCGCTCCTGAGGGCGGCGACTTTGCGCCAGCCTTTTGACGGACTCAACTCGCTGGTGTACAAGAAGGTGGAGAGAAGACTGCACAGATTGTTCACCCTCATCCTGGTAGTGACCTGAGTGCCATTGCTATATTTTAGCTTGTAGGCCACACGTTTTCGTAGTGGGCACCTCTAATTGTTATAAACTTGGGTGCACTAGAATCCGATCAGCTGCCGCCTTGGACAATGCGTTCCGAAACGATCAGGAATCTCACTCTCTAGGCTAAGAAGCTCGAAAGAATTGGAGGAGTCGACGCATTAATTGCAGTTTCATGAGATTACCAGGGTATCGCCATGTTAATCACGCTCTGCCTCTgcatttcacttttttttttcatttgttAATGTCAATGTGTTGTCTTTTGGTAACTcgattataatttatatttaaattgacGCTTTAATTGCAGTTTTATGAGATTAACAGGGTATCGCCAACTAAAGGGCCAAACTTTCACCTTGATTGTGCCCGGCAGTTGTGGCGCTAGTGATATTTCGTAAGCATCCGATTTTCTGTATGATTATAAATCGTTGAGGCACTTGCTTTAGCGTTCTCTCTTACTTAGAATaacaaatattgttttttttatattgtaTTGTACTAATGT
This genomic interval carries:
- the LOC119545674 gene encoding beta-1,4-N-acetylgalactosaminyltransferase bre-4-like, with product MFVRLWLRSFHIYDLLLAIGLITLIVFLCLPFRFASHYEYIEESGIEKALLKQVTRNVSQQEVFECDYSEIIAENRFVYHLAHYHYSVQRGAEIHLGGEFRPEGCQARYSTAIIVPYRNREEQLHAFLTYMHNYLSQQLIHYRIFLVEQIDHKPFNKAMLLNIGAQVAAEYGFPCLILHDVDLLPLNSGQIYACTERPRHMCSALDHWRFHLPYRGLFGGVVAINTVQFQQINGMSNLYHGWGGEDDDLYERLRAKNIDICRFAMEFSQYTMLKHKPEQPNANRVALLRAATLRQPFDGLNSLVYKKVERRLHRLFTLILVVT